One genomic window of Diospyros lotus cultivar Yz01 chromosome 8, ASM1463336v1, whole genome shotgun sequence includes the following:
- the LOC127808707 gene encoding subtilisin-like protease SBT3, producing MKIRFLVEFSLLYHLTWFLFLHHVRSVSPQRSTYIVHMDKSLMPKVFATHHHWYSSTVDSSKAPNPPTVGNSQSTPSLVYTYDNVVQGFSARLSLNELESIKNSPGFVSAYPDREIKHRTTHTPQFLSLNPSTGIWPASNYGKDVIIGIVDTGVWPENLSFKDDGMGPIPTTWKGICEVGQEFNTSVCNSKLIGARYFNKGLLAANPNLTISMNSARDTSGHGTHTASTAAGNYVEGASFFGYAAGTAVGIAPRARLAIYKVIWDEGAQASDFLAGIDQAVADGVHVVSLSLGFDYDLPFYENTIAISSFGAMEQGVLVSHAGGNTGPGFASLFDSIPWTLTVAAGNIDRSFAGTLTLGNGLSIIGWTIFPANAFVEKAPLIYNKTLASCNSTELLAQAPYGIIICEDINSSDLQLDVISASNVAAAIFISDSPVWFEINSFPWPGVMISPNDGVSVIKYAKTSKNPLANIRFKETILGGKPAPTVASYSSRGPPRSYPGILKPDLMAPGSLVLASWIPMRYAARIGLNIKLANDYNLLTGTSMACPHASGVAALLKGSHPQWSASAIRSAMMTTASPLDNTNNPIRVGIRNHSFASPLDVGSGHIDPNRALDPGLIYDITPKEYVNLLCYMNYTEKQIMTMTRSNLYNCSQPSADLNYPSFIALYPNKTATTTLVQTFRRTVTNVGDGVTTYSVEVIAPAGSRVTISPTKLVFRNEYETKSYNLTIKYESDNNAKVTHGSIVWVEDNGKHTVRSPIVVSPQITL from the coding sequence ATGAAGATCAGATTCTTGGTTGAGTTTTCTCTGCTCTACCACTTGACATGGTTTTTGTTCCTTCACCATGTTAGATCAGTTTCGCCACAGAGATCCACCTATATAGTTCACATGGACAAGTCTCTCATGCCCAAAGTTTTTGCCACCCACCATCACTGGTACTCCTCCACTGTTGATTCCTCAAAGGCACCCAATCCACCCACAGTGGGAAACTCTCAATCTACACCCAGCCTGGTGTACACCTACGACAACGTAGTACAAGGTTTTTCTGCACGTTTATCTTTAAATGAGCTTGAATCTATCAAGAACTCACCAGGGTTTGTCTCAGCTTATCCTGATAGGGAAATCAAACATCGTACCACCCATACTCCACAGTTTCTCTCCCTCAATCCTTCAACAGGCATATGGCCTGCTTCTAATTACGGTAAGGATGTTATCATTGGCATTGTTGACACTGGAGTGTGGCCGGAGAATCTTAGCTTCAAAGATGACGGTATGGGCCCCATTCCGACTACATGGAAGGGAATATGTGAAGTAGGGCAAGAGTTCAATACCTCCGTGTGTAACTCAAAACTCATAGGGGCTCGATATTTCAACAAAGGACTCCTTGCTGCAAACCCAAATTTGACGATAAGTATGAACTCGGCCCGGGACACTTCAGGCCATGGTACTCATACTGCGTCCACAGCTGCTGGGAATTATGTTGAGGGCGCATCGTTCTTTGGATATGCTGCAGGAACGGCTGTAGGGATTGCACCACGAGCTAGATTGGCTATATATAAGGTCATTTGGGACGAAGGAGCCCAAGCCTCCGATTTCCTTGCCGGTATAGACCAGGCTGTCGCTGATGGTGTGCATGTAGTGTCACTCTCTCTGGGATTTGACTATGACCTTCCTTTCTATGAAAATACAATTGCCATATCTTCTTTTGGAGCCATGGAACAAGGCGTGCTTGTTTCTCATGCCGGAGGAAACACTGGCCCAGGTTTTGCATCCTTATTTGATTCAATCCCATGGACCTTGACAGTTGCAGCTGGAAACATCGATCGTTCATTTGCTGGAACATTAACTTTAGGGAATGGATTGTCAATCATTGGATGGACCATATTCCCAGCAAATGCGTTCGTAGAAAAGGCACCGCTGATATACAACAAGACCCTAGCATCGTGCAACTCAACTGAGTTGTTAGCTCAAGCCCCTTACGGCATCATAATATGCGAAGACATCAATAGTAGTGACTTGCAATTAGATGTCATTTCTGCCTCCAATGTTGCAGCTGCTATATTCATTTCTGATAGTCCAGTATGGTTTGAGATAAACAGTTTCCCTTGGCCTGGTGTGATGATAAGCCCAAACGACGGAGTTTCTGTGATCAAATATGCAAAAACTAGTAAGAATCCATTGGCTAACATAAGGTTCAAAGAGACCATACTAGGAGGAAAGCCTGCGCCAACTGTGGCTTCCTATTCCTCAAGAGGTCCCCCTAGAAGCTATCCTGGAATCTTGAAGCCAGATTTAATGGCACCCGGTTCACTAGTACTGGCCTCTTGGATACCGATGAGATATGCAGCCAGGATTGGGCTCAATATAAAATTGGCCAATGACTACAATCTACTCACTGGCACCTCCATGGCTTGTCCTCATGCTTCTGGCGTGGCTGCACTCTTGAAAGGCTCTCATCCTCAATGGAGCGCATCAGCAATTCGGTCCGCCATGATGACCACAGCAAGCCCACTTGATAACACTAACAATCCCATTCGAGTCGGCATCCGAAACCATTCATTTGCTTCACCCCTAGACGTTGGTTCTGGCCATATTGATCCCAATCGTGCTCTTGATCCAGGTCTGATATATGATATTACTCCAAAAGAGTACGTCAATCTATTATGCTACATGAACTACACGGAGAAGCAAATCATGACCATGACTAGGTCAAATCTTTACAATTGCTCACAACCATCTGCTGACCTAAACTACCCCTCATTTATTGCACTTTACCCTAACaaaacagcaacaacaacacTGGTTCAGACATTTCGGAGAACGGTTACCAATGTTGGAGATGGTGTAACAACTTACAGTGTTGAGGTGATAGCACCCGCGGGCTCTAGAGTTACAATATCGCCGACGAAGCTGGTTTTCAGAAACGAGTATGAAACAAAGAGCTATAATTTGACAATAAAGTATGAGAGTGACAATAATGCTAAGGTGACACACGGTTCAATTGTTTGGGTTGAAGATAACGGAAAACACACTGTAAGGAGTCCAATTGTTGTGTCCCCACAAATTACTCTTTGA